CATGAATTCGCCGTGCTGGTGAAGGATGACCCGGAGCTCCAGAAGCAGTTTGTGGAGGACCTGGGCAAGATGGCCGTTATTGAACGCGCCCTGGGCGCGGCGCGGCAGCGTGAGGCCATGCAGGACGTGTACGGCGCCTGGGAGGAATTGCAGCAATTGCGTTCCAGGGACCAGGAGCTGTTCATTAATGACCAGGAGCTGAACGCCCAGTACCTGGACCTGACCACCAAGGCGAGCACCCTGGTGAATCTGCTGAATGATGCGGAAAAGTGCCGGAACGCGGGGGAAGTGGGTTCTGCCCTGGGCAAGTACATGGAGGCCAAGAAGCTGTACCTTTATTCCCGCTTTGCCAAGGAGGGGATTGAATCCCTGCTGAATGAGGTTCTTCCGTTGAACTAGGGAGGGGCCTCCGGCCCGCGGCGTGTCTGCGGAGACGGAGTATTTGCTTTTCTTCCGGGCCGCCGCCGCTATGCTACCGCCCATGAAGGCAGTGTACCTGTGTTTGTGCATGCTGGCGGCGTTCTGCATTACGGCCGCGGCGCTTCCCGCGGATTGCAGCCAGGTGATTGTGGGGTCCGCGGAGGGCTGGAACAGTTCCCATGTGCAGTTGAGCCTTTTGGAAAAGGGGCCGCGCGGCTGGGTGATGGTGAAGGGGCCTTTTCCGGCGCGGCTGGGAAAATCCGGCCTGGTCTGGGGCAGGGGCGTCAGCCTTCCGCCCTCCGGCGGTCCGGTGAAGAAGGAGGGGGACTTGCGTTCCCCAGCCGGGATTTTTGAACTGGGAGGGGTGTATGGCACGGTTCCCGTACCGCAGAAGAAGCGCTCCATGCCGTACCGCCGCATTACGCCGCGTGACATGTGGGTGGATGATCCCGCTTCCCCGCTGTACAACCAGCACTTCGTGCTGAAGCATGACCCCTCCACTCCGTGGGAGTTCAAGCAGCAGATGAAGCTGAACGATTACGCGCACAGCCTGAAACTGTTTATCAGGCATAATGCCGCAGCCGGACGGGAGAAGCCCGTGCCTGGCGGCGGCTCTTCCATCTTCTTCCACATCTGGCGCCGGGACGGCGGGGCCCCTACGGCCGGGTGCACCGCCATGAGCGAGGAGAACCTGAGGGCCATGATCGCGTGGCTGGATCCCGCCAAACACCCGCTTTACATCCTGCTGCCCGCCAGGGACTATCTGCGCTTGCGCGGAGCCTGGGGATTGCCGTAATGGCCCCGGTCTTTTCCGTGCCTTCCCTGTGTCCGCATTTCCATGGAGGGAAAGAGCCATGGAGATTCTTCCATGTCCCGCCCCGGCCTGTGCCGCGCCTGCGGCCGTGCCCCGTTCCCGTGCGTGGAAATGCGGTGTGACCGGCCATAAATAGTTGAAAAGGGTTGAATTTGCTTGAAGAAGCTTGAAATGCCTTGAAAACGCAGGCTTTCCGCGCCGGGATGGAAGAGTCGCGGGGACAGTTGCGGAAATAAATGACCGGAAGGGTCAATCTTGAAAAATTGAAAGGCCATTTGTCCCATTTGGGACACTTCACCCTTTCCTTTTTCGCCTGACCCTTCCGATTATTTAAGGTTCCGCCCTTTCGTCTGTTGATGGCTGGTTACGGCGGGAGAGAGGCAAGGAGCGGAAACGGGGCGGGCCTTTTCCTCCTTAAACGCAAGAAGCCGGCCTTTGCAAAAAGGCCGGCTTCCGCATGATAAAACGGTTACTGTTCCTGAGTCTGGGAAGCGGGCGCTTCCGGCTGGACCAGGGGGGTGGAGGTTTCCTTCACTTCTTCCATGGGGGTCTGCTCCTCCCGGGGGGAACGGGCTTCCCTGGGCTGTTCCTGGCGTTCGTTGGCGCCGCTGACCAGCAGGTTCCGGCCCATGAAGGGCTGGTTGTGGAGAATGTCCACGGAACGGACGGCATCTTCCATCTTCTTCATTTCCACAAAGGCGTAGCCCTTGGACTTGTGGGTGCGGGGATTGTAAATGATTTCCACGGAACTGACTTCGCCGATGCCCTTGAATACGTCTTCAAGATCGCTTTCCGTAGCTTCATAGGAGAGGTTGCCCACGTAAAGCCTGCGGTTGGAAACGGGCTGCTTGGGTGCGGAAACGCGTTCCTGCCTGTTGTTGCGGGCCACGCGGGTGTTGGTCTTGGCGGGAGCTGCCTTGTCCCTGGGCGCAGGCTTGTTATTCTTGGCCGGACGAATGCCGAAGAGCCCCAGGAAACGCTGCCACAGGGAGAGCTTGGCAGGTGCTTCTTTCTTATACTTGGGACGGTAGCCGCTGGAATCCCGGCGGTCATTGCCATAGGAGCGTCCGCTCTTGTTGTAGCGGCGGCGGGCTCCCTGGCCCTGCCTTCCCTGTGTGTTGTGTTGTGACATACTTATATTCTAAGTTGGTGATTATGTTGGTGTCATGCCGGAGTTGTCGCTGTATGCAGTAGGTTCCGGCCGGAGCATCGCCGGGACGTTCCGCTACCATGAGAAAAGCCAGGAGTAAGGATGCCCCATACCCCGATCAACGGTCCATGCATGGTCTGATAGGGGGGCGATCCGGCTAGGTGCGGTACCAGTCCGGTCGATTGACGCGTATACCAATGCACAGGGAGCCGGCTTCTTGCAAGCCGGTTTCCCGTCATTTTGGGCTTTCCGGCGCCCGCAAACGGGGGAAGGTGAGCTAGCAACTTGACAAAAAGACCAATGGGGGGCACTTTAACTTCAACTAACTTGCACTCTCTCGATGCTGATTCAAAATGCAGACCGTACTACCTACGGGATCAATAAGATTGTTTTTTCCATCCTTGCATTCGTCATTTTCTTTATTGTCGGTTTTGTTTCGTGGCAATGGATGGGGGTGGATCCGGAGCCGTGGCGTCTGCGCGTGCTGGTGCTGACGCCGCTGACGATGTCCCTGCTGCTGTACGTCTGCTGTGACCAGCTCGGCGTTTACTACCGGTGCATGACGCTGGGAATGAGCATCCAGCGGTTTGTAGTGGCGTATGCCTGTTTTGTCGTGGTCAGCATGATTACCTGGAAGTTTCTTGTACCCTTTTTCGTGGACATTGCCGTGCAGACGCTGGCTTATGTGCTGACCTTCCTGTGCGGCCTCTGGCTGCGCATCAACCGGTTCCGGGCGGAGAAGGTTTTGGTGGAGGAGGCCCCTACGCTCGTGGTAGGCGTTCCGGAGCACGTGAAGGAATTCCGGAAGCTGCTGGAAAGCGACCATGTGGATTTCAAGGATGAACTGATGGTGATGGCTCCTGAGGAGGTGGACCGCGAGGGGGTCAGGAGCTTGCTGATACGCCGGTGCATCAGCAAGGTGGTGTTTCTTCCGGAAGAGGTGGATTCCTCCGTGGCACGGTGCCTGGTGGAGCTGTGCGGAAAGATGGGGGTTGATTTTTATGCAAGCATGGTGGTGGACATGCCCGACGTGCACCAAACCTATTTCGGGGTGCTGGGCGGCACCAGGATGCTGGTGTACAAGTCCACCCCCATTCCCTACACTACCTCCTGGCAGTTGAAAAAGATGCTGGACTGGGTGGGCGCGCTCCTGCTCCTGGTCTTCACGTCTCCGCTGTGGCTGCTGGCCGCCATAGGCATCCGGCTTTCCGACCCTGGCCCCGTCTTTTACCGCCAGAAGCGTTCCGGCCTGTATGGCAGGGAGTTCGGCATGTGGAAATTCCGCACCATGTACCGGGATGCGGACAAGAGGCTGGATGAGGTGAAGGCCAGGTACGGCAATGACATGGACGGCCCCATCTTCAAGCTGGAGCATGACCCGCGCATTTTTGCCTTCGGGCGCTTCCTGAGGAAATTCAGCATTGACGAGCTTCCGCAGCTCATCAATGTGCTGAAGGGTGAAATGAGCCTGGTGGGCCCGCGCCCTTTGCCCGTATATGAAACGGCGGCCTTTACCAGTGACGCGCACCGCCGCAGGCTGAGCGTGCTCCCCGGCGTTACGGGGTACTGGCAGATCGCGGGCCGCAGCAACATCCGTGAATTTGAACGGCTGGTGGAGCTGGACATGCATTATATTGACAACTGGTCCCTGTGGCTGGATGTCAAGCTGCTGTTGAAGACCGTCCCGGCGGTGTTGTTCGCACGCGGGGCCAAGTGACGCTTCCTCTTCCTTGCGCTCCTGAAATATACAGGGCGGGCGTCAGCGTTTCCGGAGGGCTTCAGCCGCATGGCCCGGTCGCCGGGAGGCCGTTTTTACAGGGAATGCGGGCGGTTGCCGGCGCCTGTTTGGGTTATTGGCGGAAAATAAAGGAATTTGTAGCCGGACGGAGACTTTAACCTTGAGGTGGGGAAATGGATAAGGCAAAATCTGCGCACTATGGATTTAGTTCAGCGAGAAATCTCAAAAGAAACGGTGACTCCGTATTTCATCGAGTATTTCGGTCAGGCGCCAACTCATGTGGCAGCGGCACCGGGGCGTGTGAATCTCATTGGCGAACACACGGATTATAATAATGGTTTTGTAATGCCTATGGCCCTTGACAACCATTGCGTGGTGGCTGTGGCTCCCTCTCCCGCGGGCAAGCACCGCTTCTGCGGCTCCCTGGGCGACCAGATCCATGAAATTGCAGTGGAAGACGCCCTGGTTCCCGGCGATCCGTTCTGGTCCAACTACGTCCGCGGCGTCCTGGCCAACCTGCACAGGCGCGGCATAGAAATAGGCCCGGTGGACATGCTGATTGACAGCAATGTTCCGCGCGGCGGCGGCCTCTCCTCCAGCGCGGCCCTTGAAGTGGCCGTCTGCACGGCGCTTGCGGCCTTTGCCGGGGTGGAGATTGATCCTAAGGAAGTGGCCCTGATCGGCCAGGCCGTGGAGCATGAATTTGTAAACGTTCCGTGCGGCATCATGGACCAGTTCATTTCCGCCAACGGAAAGAAGGGCATGGCCCTCAAGCTGGACTGCTCCTCCCTGGAATATGAACTGGTGCCGATGAATAATGAATCCGTCTCCGTGCTGGTGCTGGACAGCGCCGTGAAGCACTCCCTGGCGGACGGCGCCTACGGGCAGCGCCGCAAGCAGTGCGAGGAAGCCTCCGCCATCATGGGCGTGACCTCCCTGCGTGAAGCCACGCTGGAACTGCTGGAATCCTTCAAGGAACAGCTTGGCGACGTGCGCTACCGCCGCGCCCGCCACGTCATTGGAGAAAATGCCCGTGTGCAGGCCTTTGCAAACGCCCTTGCCCGCGGTGACTGGGATGAAGCTGGGGTAGCCATGCGCGGCAGCCACGCCTCCCTGCGTGATGATTATGAAGTTTCCTGTGCGGAAGTGGACACCCTGGTGTCCCTCTGTGACCGTATTCCCTCCGCCTCCTCCATTTACGGAGCCCGCATGACGGGCGGCGGCTTTGGCGGCTGCATCGTCGCCCTGGTGAAGACGGAAGACGTGGAAAAGGTGGCCCGCGAGCTTCTTGACGGCTACTGCCAGGAAACGGGGATTGAAACCACTTACCTCGTCACGCGCGCCGGGGAAGGCGCCCGTGTTCTCTACCAAGCTTAATCCATACTGATTATGAGAAAACTAGCAACCATATTCGGGGCCCTGGCCCTGATGACGTGGGGCGTTTCCGCCCAGGAGGGCTCCGCGCCCGCAACGGTGATTGATGCGCAGCCTGCCGCGGCCGCCCCGGCTGTGGAAGCGCTGCCGGTCGCGGACCTTGAGCCGGCGGTCCCCGCCGCCGCCTCCCAGGAAGCCCCGGAAGCCTCCGCGGAACCTAAAACGGCTCCCCTTTCCGCGGTGGAAGTCGTCCTGTTCTGCGTGGTCGTGGTGGGCGTCATCGCCCTGGGTATCTGGAAAAGCCGTGACCCGGAAGAAACGGCGGAAGAAAAAAAGACCAAGGGAGCTTCAGACTACTTCCTGGCCGGGCGCGGCCTGACCTGGTGGCTGGTGGGTTTCTCCCTGATTGCCGCCAATATCTCCACGGAACAATTTGTGGGGATGTCCGGCAAGTCCGCCAACTGGGTGGGCATGGCGATTGCCGGGTATGAATGGCTGGCCGCCATCACGCTGGTGGTCGTGGCCTTCTGCTTCCTTCCCAAGCTGCTGAAAGGCGGCGTGTACACCATTCCCGAATTCCTGGAATACCGTTACAACACGCTGGCCCGCTCCCTGATGGCCATCGCCACGCTGCTGATTCTGGTGGGCGTGCCGACCGCC
This DNA window, taken from Akkermansia muciniphila, encodes the following:
- a CDS encoding L,D-transpeptidase family protein; protein product: MKAVYLCLCMLAAFCITAAALPADCSQVIVGSAEGWNSSHVQLSLLEKGPRGWVMVKGPFPARLGKSGLVWGRGVSLPPSGGPVKKEGDLRSPAGIFELGGVYGTVPVPQKKRSMPYRRITPRDMWVDDPASPLYNQHFVLKHDPSTPWEFKQQMKLNDYAHSLKLFIRHNAAAGREKPVPGGGSSIFFHIWRRDGGAPTAGCTAMSEENLRAMIAWLDPAKHPLYILLPARDYLRLRGAWGLP
- a CDS encoding sugar transferase, which translates into the protein MLIQNADRTTYGINKIVFSILAFVIFFIVGFVSWQWMGVDPEPWRLRVLVLTPLTMSLLLYVCCDQLGVYYRCMTLGMSIQRFVVAYACFVVVSMITWKFLVPFFVDIAVQTLAYVLTFLCGLWLRINRFRAEKVLVEEAPTLVVGVPEHVKEFRKLLESDHVDFKDELMVMAPEEVDREGVRSLLIRRCISKVVFLPEEVDSSVARCLVELCGKMGVDFYASMVVDMPDVHQTYFGVLGGTRMLVYKSTPIPYTTSWQLKKMLDWVGALLLLVFTSPLWLLAAIGIRLSDPGPVFYRQKRSGLYGREFGMWKFRTMYRDADKRLDEVKARYGNDMDGPIFKLEHDPRIFAFGRFLRKFSIDELPQLINVLKGEMSLVGPRPLPVYETAAFTSDAHRRRLSVLPGVTGYWQIAGRSNIREFERLVELDMHYIDNWSLWLDVKLLLKTVPAVLFARGAK
- the galK gene encoding galactokinase; translated protein: MDLVQREISKETVTPYFIEYFGQAPTHVAAAPGRVNLIGEHTDYNNGFVMPMALDNHCVVAVAPSPAGKHRFCGSLGDQIHEIAVEDALVPGDPFWSNYVRGVLANLHRRGIEIGPVDMLIDSNVPRGGGLSSSAALEVAVCTALAAFAGVEIDPKEVALIGQAVEHEFVNVPCGIMDQFISANGKKGMALKLDCSSLEYELVPMNNESVSVLVLDSAVKHSLADGAYGQRRKQCEEASAIMGVTSLREATLELLESFKEQLGDVRYRRARHVIGENARVQAFANALARGDWDEAGVAMRGSHASLRDDYEVSCAEVDTLVSLCDRIPSASSIYGARMTGGGFGGCIVALVKTEDVEKVARELLDGYCQETGIETTYLVTRAGEGARVLYQA